The sequence below is a genomic window from Lolium perenne isolate Kyuss_39 chromosome 4, Kyuss_2.0, whole genome shotgun sequence.
GGCCGCTTTCCTTTTTTGCTTCTGACTAAGcgtcttcttcttcaaagggaaaGATCTAACATAGTGCACTTCAAATTTGCACTCGAAACACACAATCTTGAccagttcttcttcttcttcttaacaCCAACTGTAACTGAATTTTTTTTGGTTGCAACTTCACTTGCAACTCATATGCAGATATCACGATGCAATCGAACGGTGTAGGACTTGACTGAACATGAACTTAGTTCTCGGAGCTAGCTAGAACACGCAAAACTGAGAAAAAAATTGCGTCTTTCTTAGTGTTTGATTAATATAGAGGTTCCTCCGCTCATTAGCAAGGGGCGTGTCTATGTCTTAGTCGACTGAGACTTAACTTATGTTTCAGTCAGTGTGTTTTGATGTGGGCCTAAACAAAGTACAAAAAACAACAAACACAAATCTTGAAGCAGCAAAATCCAACGATGGAGCACATGACTGAGACATAAGCTACGTCTCAGCTAGCTGAAACTAGCAATTCTAAAATAAAATAGATACAATATAAAGAAAAAAGTTACAGTAGTTAGGTAAATGCTAAAATAGTTTCGAAATCTAGATTATCCTATACCAAACGCAGACGGCAACATTAGTGGAGCTTCTTTCGCTCACTTCGCCTTCCTATACTAATAATCAAACTCTAAATTTGCTCCACTAAGCTGAGATTTTTTCCAGTGGCAAGTGATTTGACCGTCGCCGCAAGGCCACCATGGTAACATCATCACTTCACCAGTCACCAACCTCAGACCTCCGTTAAGAGAATGTCGGCGACAGAGCAGTGAGTAAAGACAAATTACCAGCTTTCTCGCCGGCGACGGCGTGAGGCTCAGGTGAGTCTCATGTTGGCTCTCATCTCTTCGCCGGTTAACCCTCCTCCACTACGCCCACTGGTCGCCGCATCCAACTCGCCCAGAGTCCACGTCTCCTTCCAGCTTAAACTAATCCAACCCCTTTCGATTAACCATCGATCTTCCTCACGAGCACTCAGGCTTAGTATCTGCTAAGCACCCCTATAAATACACCATCTCGTCTTCTTCATCCTACACACCCTTGCATTACAAACCAGAGCAAGCGACAACATTCCAACAACACTCTACCAGCGCGCGCCTCCGGCCGGCAGCTTGTGTAGCCTAAGCGAGCATTCCATCAAGCTTAGCATTAACTAACCATGCCGCTCTCCATGGCGCCGCCGGCTGCCCTGGCCTTCCCTCGGATATCGCTGAAGACGATGCCGCCGCCCATCATCGCGCTGCCTGACCGCGCCGACACGATGCGCCCCCCGCCCCCGTCGCTCGTGCTCAGGCACGCGGCCCCGAAGCACAAGGCCGTGGTGGTCATGGGCGCCACCGGAACCGGCAAGTCCCGCCTCGCCATCGACCTCGCGCTGCGCTTCGGCGGCGAGGTCATTAACTCCGATAAGATGCAGCTGTACGATGGCCTGGATGTGGCCACCAACAAGGTTACCCCCGGCGAGTGCGCGGGCGTCCCGCACCACCTGCTCGGCGTCGTGACCTGCCCCGACGACGACTTCTCCGCGGCAGACTTCCGCCGCGAGGCCGCGCGCGCCGCAGCTGGCGCCGCGGCGCGTGGCCGCATCCCCGTTGTCGCCGGCGGGTCTAACTCGTACGTCGAGGAGCTTGTGGAGGGGGATCGCCGCGCGTTCCGGGAGCGCTATGACTGCTGCTTCCTCTGGGTGGACGTGCAGCTCCCCGTGCTGCGCGACTTCGTGGCCCGCCGCGTCGATGACATGTGCCGCCGTGGGCTAGTGGAcgaggtcgccgccgccttcgaccCGCGCCGCACCGATTACTCCAGGGGCCTCTGGCGCGCCATCGGCGCACCTGAGCTCGACGCCTACCTCCGGTCGACCGGTGCTGGCGAAGACGAGCGAGAGCTCATGCTCGCGGCGGCCatcgacgagatcaaggccaacaCGTCCCGGCTCGCGTGCCGCCAGCGCGGCAAGATTCAGCGGCTGGCCCGCATGTGGCGCGTCCGTCGCGTGGACGCCACGGAGGTGTTCCTTAAGCGCGGCGCTGCCGCCGACGAGGCGTGGCAGCGGCTCGTCGCCGCGCCCTGCATCGACGCCGTCCGGTCGTTTTTGAACGAGGACCAAGAATGCAGCATGGTCGCCGCCGCCGGCAAGGCCTCCGTCTTCGCCTCCGCAGCCGGCAATGCCTCCGTCttcgccgccaccgccgtcgtcTAATACACACACGCACACACCTCCTTCGAACGTACATCCACACAACAGAATCCGCCCGAACGCTTCCTGAACTAGCTGTGATAACACAATCGGCAATCGCCATTGGCGATCAGCACGAGCTCAGCAAGGTAGCCAAGTACAGTACACCCCACGGCGGCGACGGTCAAGCTCTCGATGACCCGCAGCGAAGCAGAGTAAGCTTGTTCTTATACGAGCTGGTCGACTCTGCTCCGGGCTAACATAAATCCTTTTCTCTCCTATTTTTTTGGTACTTTGAGATGAGTGATCGAGATCGAGCGTGTAACTTGAATTTTGGGTTTTTGCCTCAAGAATTAACCCTTTCAGTTGATTGGGGGTGACCGATGTAACAGGCTCTTGTGCAATATAGAGAGAGATGTTAGTAAATAATATAGGCTTAATTTGCTTCCTGAAATTGTTCCTTACGATCAGTTGAGTGTACTCCCTCGCTCGAAATACTCCTTCAATCCGCGAATAGTGTATGTTTTAATAGAGTATGTTTTTCTTTTTTAGAGGTCAATATATTTGACTTCCCGAAAAGGAAATTGTATACTTGCCGCATAACTCATATAAGCACCTCTCAAATTTTGAGCATAACTTTGATGGCAAAGTTGAGTAATAAAATAGGGTTCGTTCTCAGTCAAATAATGTCATTAAATTTCAGTTGCAACATGAGTTATAACTCATGACAAGCACGAATCACGATGCAAATTAAATGGTGCAAGATTTGGCTGAGCACGAAGTTAGTTCTTAGCTAGCTGAGAACTAGCAAATCCCAATAAAATATGAGTAGGTCATACATAAATTGTACCATTGCAAACTTCTTTTGAATATGAATCTGACAATTATATTTGCCATTGCATATAAAATTATATCTTATTTGTCAAATATATGGCTAAGTAAGGCTCAAAATATATGTGGGGgacttatatatttggaaagatgGACTACTCGCTGGTTTTTATGGCAATCGGAGCTTAATTTTAATACAATGAGTGGCGCTATCAAGATTCTCATTTAGTGTGCACCAGTCGACTACTCTATTTTTCAATATGAATTTCATATAGTACTATGAATCCATGTCCTACAAGGACCATGTCTCAAATTTAAGTTCTGAACTGAATTGCTTTGATCAGGGACTTGGTTACCAAGAGAAATACACGGTTACTTTCCACTAATTGGACCTTCTACGCCCCTCTTGAAAATTGGTTTAACGAACAAAACAAtcccacttcatttaaatctaggCTGGTTGGTAATTCCAACCTAAAAACTATGTGTTCCCCCTCTGATGGTATCCCATGCCCCAACTCATTTGTCCCAAACTTTGGACCCCCCCCTCCTCCAAAACATATACACAAAATATTTAGATATTATCGATTTTGAAATTCATATTTTGTTTGAGATTCTCGTTTGATATTCAACCGATAATAATTTATGGTAAGTGGTAACCATGGTTACCGGAAATCCCGCCCCCCTTTGAGATATTTTTCTTACTAGTACCCGGGAGGGGGGACGAAACCTAGGTCAAAAAAGCTTAAAAAGTGACA
It includes:
- the LOC127292234 gene encoding adenylate isopentenyltransferase 5, chloroplastic, producing the protein MPLSMAPPAALAFPRISLKTMPPPIIALPDRADTMRPPPPSLVLRHAAPKHKAVVVMGATGTGKSRLAIDLALRFGGEVINSDKMQLYDGLDVATNKVTPGECAGVPHHLLGVVTCPDDDFSAADFRREAARAAAGAAARGRIPVVAGGSNSYVEELVEGDRRAFRERYDCCFLWVDVQLPVLRDFVARRVDDMCRRGLVDEVAAAFDPRRTDYSRGLWRAIGAPELDAYLRSTGAGEDERELMLAAAIDEIKANTSRLACRQRGKIQRLARMWRVRRVDATEVFLKRGAAADEAWQRLVAAPCIDAVRSFLNEDQECSMVAAAGKASVFASAAGNASVFAATAVV